A window of the Verminephrobacter eiseniae EF01-2 genome harbors these coding sequences:
- a CDS encoding fumarylacetoacetate hydrolase family protein codes for MNHDRHPRPPPLGSSALAVVTSLVAARRSGRPASALAQAVCSDDEAYAIQDAVASALGWFGDSPPKYWKSGGAARDMALTHAALPPAGVRTAGQSLADLRWQQPAVEAEIALRLAREVTPEQAQRLSHADGPGLVDAMAVAIEIADSRWQEGLQAPAALRLADQGSHGALVLGPWMRCRAQDWARQRCELRFGAAPPVSANTGAYSLGDPLWLLPIWLRHATRGGRTVAAHSVVTTGSWVGAIPMPANAEVLVRFPGLGQVGLRAGRVEAALYEPD; via the coding sequence ATGAACCACGATCGACATCCTCGTCCCCCACCGCTTGGCAGCAGCGCCTTGGCGGTTGTCACCAGCCTGGTCGCGGCGCGGCGCAGTGGACGGCCGGCATCGGCCCTGGCGCAAGCGGTGTGCAGCGACGACGAGGCCTACGCCATCCAGGATGCCGTGGCCAGCGCGCTGGGCTGGTTTGGCGACAGCCCGCCCAAGTACTGGAAATCGGGTGGCGCAGCGCGGGACATGGCGCTGACCCACGCGGCCCTGCCACCTGCCGGCGTGCGCACGGCGGGGCAATCGCTGGCCGACCTGCGCTGGCAGCAGCCGGCCGTCGAGGCCGAGATCGCGCTGCGCCTGGCCCGGGAGGTGACACCCGAACAGGCGCAGCGGCTGAGCCACGCCGATGGCCCGGGCCTGGTGGACGCCATGGCCGTCGCGATCGAGATCGCCGACTCGCGCTGGCAAGAGGGCTTGCAGGCACCGGCCGCCCTGCGGCTGGCCGATCAGGGCTCGCATGGGGCCTTGGTTCTGGGCCCGTGGATGCGCTGCCGAGCGCAAGACTGGGCGCGCCAGCGCTGCGAACTGCGCTTTGGCGCGGCGCCGCCAGTGAGCGCCAACACCGGCGCTTACTCCCTGGGCGATCCGCTGTGGCTGCTGCCGATCTGGCTGCGCCACGCCACGCGCGGCGGCCGCACCGTGGCCGCGCACAGCGTGGTCACCACCGGTTCCTGGGTAGGCGCCATCCCGATGCCGGCAAACGCCGAGGTGCTGGTTCGCTTCCCCGGGCTTGGCCAAGTCGGCCTGCGCGCAGGCAGGGTCGAAGCCGCGCTGTATGAACCCGATTGA
- a CDS encoding ABC transporter ATP-binding protein, with translation MAAISLRGVSKSFGGKKVADQITFDVADREFLVLLGPSGCGKSTLLRMLAGLEQVGSGEIHVGARRVDTLPPSARDMAFVFQSYALYPHMTVRRNITFPLIMRAHRWWFHLPLIGGLAKRRIEQTPAVRALVERTARTLALTDMLDQYPRTLSGGQRQRVALGRALVRQPEVFLMDEPLSNLDAKLRSSMRAEIIKLHREVGSTFVYVTHDQIEAMTMGTRIALMRDGVVQQFGTPRDIYTDPANSFVARFIGTPPMNLIEARIVPQRGLAIGPVLLPLPGHLAALEQPTARDVLLGIRPHALRPGRGKDLLAGQVVLVEHAGAESIVSIRLDHAHTAHHEDGTSAAEVMLVLQGYSDLCAGQPVQLSPDLGEAVVFDRAGQRIRVPAHDRRH, from the coding sequence ATGGCAGCCATCTCCCTGCGGGGCGTGAGCAAGAGCTTCGGTGGCAAGAAGGTCGCCGATCAGATCACGTTCGATGTCGCCGACCGCGAATTCCTGGTGCTGCTCGGGCCTTCGGGCTGCGGCAAATCGACCTTGCTGCGCATGCTGGCGGGTCTGGAGCAAGTCGGCAGCGGCGAAATCCATGTCGGTGCGCGGCGCGTCGATACCTTGCCGCCCAGCGCGCGCGACATGGCCTTCGTGTTCCAGTCCTATGCGCTGTACCCGCATATGACGGTGCGGCGCAACATCACTTTCCCGCTGATCATGCGCGCGCACCGCTGGTGGTTCCATCTGCCGCTGATCGGCGGCCTGGCCAAGCGGCGCATCGAGCAGACGCCGGCGGTGCGCGCCCTGGTCGAGCGCACGGCCAGGACGCTGGCACTGACCGACATGCTCGATCAGTACCCGCGAACGCTATCGGGCGGGCAGCGCCAGCGTGTGGCGCTCGGGCGCGCGCTGGTGCGCCAGCCCGAGGTGTTCCTGATGGACGAGCCGCTGTCCAACCTCGACGCCAAGCTGCGCAGTTCGATGCGCGCCGAGATCATCAAACTGCACCGCGAAGTGGGCAGCACCTTCGTCTATGTGACGCATGACCAGATCGAAGCCATGACCATGGGCACGCGCATCGCGCTGATGCGCGACGGCGTGGTGCAGCAGTTCGGCACGCCGCGCGACATCTACACCGACCCGGCCAACAGCTTCGTGGCCCGCTTCATCGGCACGCCGCCGATGAACCTGATCGAAGCGCGCATCGTGCCGCAGCGCGGCCTGGCCATTGGCCCGGTGCTGCTGCCGCTGCCCGGGCACCTGGCCGCATTGGAGCAGCCGACGGCGCGCGATGTCCTGCTCGGCATCCGCCCGCATGCGCTGCGTCCGGGCCGGGGCAAAGACCTGCTGGCCGGCCAGGTGGTGCTCGTCGAGCATGCCGGGGCCGAGTCCATCGTCAGCATCAGGCTCGACCATGCCCACACCGCCCACCACGAGGACGGCACCAGTGCCGCCGAGGTCATGCTCGTGCTCCAGGGTTACAGCGACTTGTGCGCCGGCCAGCCGGTGCAGTTGTCGCCCGATCTGGGCGAAGCCGTCGTGTTCGATCGCGCCGGCCAGCGCATCCGCGTTCCGGCGCATGACCGCCGGCATTGA
- a CDS encoding carbohydrate ABC transporter permease — MSWQHALRMMLVLALLGVAAFPLYWMLVTSLTASPNLFAARPQLLPDWSQWPVYGHAFSATAVAVWLRNSAIVAFGTAALSIALALFPAYVLSRYRSRALAILGVALFVTQMLPEAMLVVPLYAIFGQLGLLDSLTGLILANTAFTVPVITLILKGAVDGVPIDIEEAAGIDGCSRLGLVLTVVLPLVAPTLAAAAVIAFFHGWNEYVFAQTLISDQGLQTASVGLAGFVGELSTPVHTVMSVGLMYTLPAVIFYLFVQRYVVSGMTAGSVKG; from the coding sequence ATGAGTTGGCAGCACGCGCTGCGCATGATGCTGGTGTTGGCGCTGCTGGGCGTGGCCGCGTTCCCGCTGTACTGGATGCTGGTCACCTCGCTGACCGCGTCGCCGAACCTGTTCGCGGCCAGGCCGCAACTGCTGCCGGACTGGTCGCAATGGCCGGTCTACGGCCATGCGTTCAGCGCCACGGCCGTTGCCGTCTGGCTCAGGAACAGCGCCATCGTCGCCTTCGGCACGGCGGCGCTGAGCATCGCGCTGGCGCTCTTTCCGGCCTATGTGCTGTCGCGCTACCGCAGCCGGGCGCTCGCCATCCTGGGGGTCGCGCTGTTTGTCACGCAGATGCTGCCCGAGGCCATGCTGGTGGTTCCGTTGTACGCGATCTTCGGCCAACTGGGCCTGCTCGACAGCCTGACGGGCCTGATCCTGGCCAATACGGCGTTCACGGTGCCGGTGATCACGCTGATCCTCAAGGGGGCGGTTGACGGCGTGCCGATCGACATCGAGGAGGCTGCCGGCATCGACGGCTGCTCGCGCCTGGGGCTGGTGCTGACCGTGGTGCTGCCGCTGGTGGCGCCCACCCTGGCGGCCGCTGCCGTGATCGCTTTCTTCCACGGCTGGAACGAATATGTGTTCGCCCAGACGCTGATCAGCGACCAGGGCTTGCAGACCGCTTCGGTCGGCCTGGCCGGATTCGTCGGGGAACTGAGCACCCCCGTGCATACCGTGATGTCCGTCGGGCTGATGTACACGCTGCCCGCCGTCATCTTCTACCTTTTCGTGCAGCGCTATGTCGTCTCCGGCATGACCGCCGGCAGCGTCAAGGGCTGA
- a CDS encoding ABC transporter ATP-binding protein: protein MDGIQITGLDKRYGAVEVIRNFNLEIGRGEFFVFLGPSGCGKSTLLRMIAGLDSVSAGQIHIAGRDVTQLAPGARGVAMVFQHYALYSHMTVYENMAFGLRNVRLPAAEIDRRVQEAARMLELAPLLQRRPAQMSGGQRQRVAIGRAIVKDPYAFLFDEPLSNLDAALRSRTRVELARLHQRLQSTMIFVTHDQVEAMTLATRIVVMNEGKIEQVGRPMDIYRQPASRFVAGFIGSPAMNFIAVELAAERVGAVAVRLPDGSVVQTTVAAAGLPGGGRGGRSAHYTLGVRPEALVIDHSGQAGLIAGRVELVERLGDQTHVHVVLGCGSSVVAHAHRDSEIAAGATVGLRLDAAAVHLFDEAGTAYHALPRQPRGAA from the coding sequence ATGGACGGCATCCAGATCACCGGACTCGACAAGCGCTATGGCGCGGTCGAGGTCATCAGGAACTTCAACCTCGAGATCGGGCGCGGCGAGTTCTTCGTGTTCCTTGGTCCGTCCGGTTGCGGCAAATCGACCTTGCTGCGCATGATCGCCGGTCTCGACTCGGTGTCGGCCGGGCAGATTCATATTGCCGGACGTGATGTCACGCAACTGGCGCCCGGTGCGCGCGGCGTGGCCATGGTGTTTCAGCACTACGCGCTGTACTCGCACATGACGGTCTACGAGAACATGGCGTTCGGCCTGCGCAATGTGCGCCTGCCTGCCGCCGAGATCGACCGGCGCGTGCAGGAGGCCGCCCGCATGCTGGAACTGGCGCCGCTGTTGCAGCGCCGGCCGGCGCAGATGTCGGGCGGGCAGCGCCAGCGTGTGGCAATCGGTCGCGCCATTGTGAAGGACCCCTACGCCTTCCTCTTTGACGAGCCGCTGTCCAACCTCGATGCCGCCCTGCGCTCCCGCACCCGGGTCGAGCTTGCGCGGCTGCACCAGCGTTTGCAGTCGACCATGATTTTCGTCACGCACGACCAGGTGGAAGCCATGACCTTGGCCACCCGCATCGTCGTGATGAACGAGGGCAAGATCGAGCAGGTCGGGCGCCCGATGGATATCTACCGCCAGCCCGCTTCGCGCTTCGTGGCCGGCTTCATTGGTTCGCCCGCCATGAATTTCATCGCGGTGGAACTGGCGGCTGAGCGCGTCGGCGCGGTTGCGGTGCGGCTGCCCGATGGCTCGGTGGTGCAAACCACGGTGGCTGCTGCGGGTTTGCCCGGTGGTGGTCGTGGTGGCCGCAGTGCTCATTACACGCTCGGCGTTCGGCCGGAAGCGCTGGTGATCGACCATTCCGGGCAAGCCGGCCTGATTGCTGGCCGGGTGGAATTGGTCGAGCGGCTCGGCGACCAGACCCATGTCCATGTCGTGCTGGGTTGCGGCAGTTCCGTGGTCGCCCACGCCCATCGCGACAGTGAGATCGCGGCAGGCGCAACGGTGGGGCTGCGCCTCGATGCCGCAGCCGTCCATCTGTTTGACGAAGCGGGGACCGCATACCATGCCCTGCCGCGCCAACCACGGGGTGCGGCATGA
- a CDS encoding carbohydrate ABC transporter permease: MNIVGNNLADRLVLAAVIALAIVWVAPLMWVFALSFKPNEFLTQRTDVIFSGPFTLKNYIDIIGTSAVFRWIVNSIIVALSQTLAMLVLASLAGYGFARTEFPGKNVLFVLVLAGLAVPEQAIIVPLHLMFADLEMHNTYTALILPRLAMPFGVYLMTQYFKAIPRDIEEAALLDNASRLKIFFRVILPLSIPAQATLGIFTFLHAWNDYLWPLISASKPEMYTLTLGLASTQSNFGQSEGIGYLMSQAVFAGLPVFILYLFFQKYIIAAVSGTTVK; this comes from the coding sequence ATGAACATCGTCGGCAACAATCTGGCCGACCGCCTGGTGCTTGCGGCGGTCATTGCGCTGGCCATCGTGTGGGTGGCGCCGCTCATGTGGGTGTTCGCGCTCTCGTTCAAGCCGAACGAGTTTCTCACGCAGCGCACCGATGTGATCTTCTCCGGCCCGTTCACCCTCAAGAACTACATCGACATCATCGGCACCTCGGCGGTGTTCCGGTGGATCGTCAACAGCATCATCGTCGCGCTATCGCAAACCCTGGCCATGCTGGTGCTGGCCTCGCTGGCGGGCTACGGCTTCGCCCGCACCGAGTTCCCCGGCAAGAATGTGCTGTTCGTTCTGGTGCTGGCCGGGCTGGCCGTGCCGGAGCAGGCCATCATCGTGCCCTTGCACCTGATGTTTGCCGACCTCGAGATGCACAACACCTACACGGCGCTGATCCTGCCCCGGCTGGCAATGCCCTTTGGCGTGTACTTGATGACGCAGTACTTCAAGGCGATTCCGCGCGATATCGAGGAAGCAGCGCTGCTCGACAATGCCTCGCGCCTGAAGATTTTTTTCCGGGTGATCCTGCCGCTATCGATCCCCGCGCAGGCGACCCTGGGCATCTTCACCTTCCTGCATGCGTGGAACGATTATCTGTGGCCGCTGATTTCGGCGTCCAAACCGGAGATGTACACGCTCACCCTGGGGCTGGCGTCCACCCAGTCCAACTTCGGCCAGTCCGAAGGCATCGGCTACCTGATGTCGCAAGCGGTGTTCGCAGGGCTGCCGGTGTTCATCCTCTACCTGTTTTTCCAGAAATACATCATTGCGGCGGTGTCCGGCACGACCGTGAAGTGA
- a CDS encoding carbohydrate ABC transporter permease, whose product MALYLLLFQGYPLVQELYLSFTSTALLTPDQHVFVGLQNYIDLVTQEDFRQVLLITAIYTVVCVVAAIALGLGAALLLDAPFRGRGLARALVTIPWAAPPVAVALIFVWIYNGQYGIFNHLLGALGGSARLESWLDSPALALPAVLLTTIWQIFPFAAVVILAALQGVSSELREAAVIDGAHRLSVFRAVVWPSIQPSVALLALFLSIWSLRRFDLIWLMTQGGPIGSTNTLVIELYRRAFVYRDLGQGAAVGMVGLSIALLITVVYFRHMQRAGHGKTVARRAPGERQR is encoded by the coding sequence GTGGCCCTTTATTTGCTGCTGTTCCAGGGCTATCCGCTGGTGCAGGAGCTTTATCTGAGCTTCACCTCGACCGCGTTGCTGACGCCCGACCAGCATGTGTTTGTCGGGTTGCAGAACTACATCGATCTGGTGACGCAGGAGGACTTCCGCCAGGTTTTGCTGATCACCGCCATCTACACGGTGGTTTGCGTGGTGGCGGCGATTGCGCTGGGCCTGGGTGCGGCGCTGCTGCTGGATGCGCCGTTTCGCGGACGGGGCCTGGCGCGGGCGTTGGTGACGATTCCCTGGGCCGCGCCGCCGGTGGCCGTGGCGCTGATCTTCGTCTGGATCTACAACGGCCAGTACGGCATCTTCAACCATCTGCTGGGCGCGCTCGGCGGGTCGGCCCGGCTCGAGAGCTGGCTCGACAGCCCGGCGCTGGCCTTGCCTGCGGTGTTGCTGACGACCATCTGGCAGATTTTTCCGTTTGCCGCCGTCGTCATCCTGGCCGCGCTGCAAGGCGTCTCCTCTGAGCTGCGCGAGGCTGCGGTGATCGACGGCGCGCACCGGCTGAGCGTATTTCGCGCCGTGGTCTGGCCGAGCATACAGCCCTCGGTGGCACTGCTCGCGCTGTTCCTGAGCATTTGGTCCCTGCGCCGCTTCGACCTGATCTGGCTGATGACGCAGGGCGGCCCGATCGGCTCGACCAACACCCTGGTGATCGAGCTGTACCGGCGGGCCTTTGTCTACCGCGATCTGGGGCAGGGTGCGGCTGTCGGCATGGTGGGCTTGTCGATTGCGCTGCTCATCACCGTGGTCTATTTCCGCCATATGCAGCGCGCCGGGCACGGCAAGACCGTGGCGCGCCGAGCGCCCGGGGAACGGCAGCGATGA
- a CDS encoding 2-hydroxyacid dehydrogenase, which produces MHTIKIAFHGTNAANFRQGFETLIGHLRHPFEIVDLSDTLAAPGERAHYASAEVIVSIRLDRELPGPARVRLFHAPSAGTDAIDQALLPPGAMLCNCFGHEQAIAEYVLAALLQRHVPLAQADADLRRQRWTYWAGRPNALHSELGAQTLGLLGFGHIAQAILARAKAFGMRVTVANRSHVHDQRADQVFTLEQLPAFMASADAIVVSLPLTPQTTGLVGAQALAAMRPEALILNVGRGPVIDEQALFDALSRRRIGGAIIDTWYRYPSAHQPECKPAHLDFESLPNLLMTPHMSGWTAGTVRRRQETMADNIRRWMDGAEPINLVWRSPIGASS; this is translated from the coding sequence ATGCACACCATCAAAATCGCATTTCACGGCACGAACGCCGCCAATTTCCGCCAGGGTTTCGAGACCCTGATCGGGCACCTGCGGCACCCGTTCGAGATCGTCGATCTGAGCGACACGCTGGCCGCCCCCGGCGAGCGCGCGCATTACGCGAGCGCCGAGGTCATCGTCAGTATCCGGCTCGATCGCGAGCTCCCCGGACCTGCGCGGGTGCGCCTGTTCCACGCGCCGTCTGCGGGCACCGATGCCATCGACCAGGCGCTGCTGCCGCCGGGCGCCATGCTGTGCAACTGCTTCGGCCATGAGCAGGCGATTGCCGAATATGTGCTGGCGGCGCTGCTGCAACGCCATGTCCCGCTGGCGCAGGCCGACGCCGATCTGCGCCGGCAGCGCTGGACCTACTGGGCCGGCAGGCCGAACGCGCTGCACAGCGAACTGGGGGCGCAGACGCTGGGGTTGCTGGGTTTTGGGCATATCGCGCAGGCCATCCTGGCAAGGGCCAAGGCTTTCGGCATGCGGGTCACGGTCGCCAACCGCAGTCACGTTCACGACCAGCGCGCAGACCAGGTGTTCACGCTGGAACAGTTGCCCGCATTCATGGCCTCGGCCGACGCCATCGTGGTCTCGCTGCCGTTGACGCCGCAGACCACGGGCCTGGTCGGTGCCCAGGCCCTGGCCGCGATGCGGCCCGAGGCATTGATCCTGAACGTCGGGCGAGGCCCGGTGATCGATGAGCAGGCGCTGTTCGATGCGCTGTCCCGGCGCCGCATCGGCGGCGCCATCATTGACACTTGGTACCGCTACCCGAGCGCGCACCAGCCCGAATGCAAGCCCGCGCACCTGGATTTCGAGTCGCTGCCGAACCTGCTGATGACCCCGCATATGTCGGGCTGGACCGCCGGCACCGTGCGCCGGCGCCAGGAAACCATGGCCGACAATATCCGGCGCTGGATGGATGGCGCAGAGCCGATCAACCTGGTTTGGCGCAGCCCCATCGGCGCTTCATCCTGA
- a CDS encoding extracellular solute-binding protein, translating to MKMTSHLAAIGLLACAAGSALAQARTEITLARFFGSCEADYGKSIDVKAARGECGIITTLVNKFNATNKDNIVVKPQIVEWGPYYDQLTARIVARDVPTIAVMHESSLGDFVHRKLIEPMDDSFKSVGIDTAQFSDQARAGTSFSGKTYALPFDTHAWLWHFNLNLMKKAGLTKPDGSPVIPGSPEELFAQARQFKQATGKPYFAWQTVNSSASYMRTFLTLLYQQNGAKLFTDGAKPRIDMKSPQATKALKLMNQIYSEGLVMTGLDYGPSNQAFVNGEVGVVVVGTWKIDDFVAQAEKADTPLAKGYAVYPFPQLFDQKAVCADGHSWVMLKGGAKDEASRKAALAFLKFIWDNDVEWARTGHLPISKLTLSSPGFKALPMRSNIAEISASGRGIPLSIPRQRAIQIAVDQEIGNMLTSKKSLKDMQNAAETRVNKLLDSVR from the coding sequence ATGAAGATGACATCGCACCTGGCCGCCATTGGCCTGCTCGCCTGCGCTGCGGGCAGTGCGCTGGCCCAGGCCAGAACGGAGATCACGCTGGCGCGCTTTTTCGGCTCTTGCGAGGCCGACTACGGCAAATCGATCGACGTGAAAGCAGCGCGTGGCGAGTGCGGCATCATCACGACGCTGGTCAACAAATTCAATGCGACCAACAAGGACAACATCGTCGTCAAGCCGCAGATCGTGGAGTGGGGCCCGTACTACGACCAACTCACGGCGCGCATCGTGGCGCGCGATGTGCCGACCATCGCGGTCATGCACGAATCATCGCTGGGCGACTTCGTCCATCGCAAACTGATCGAGCCGATGGACGACAGTTTCAAGTCGGTGGGCATCGACACGGCGCAGTTCAGCGATCAGGCCCGGGCCGGGACCAGTTTCTCCGGCAAAACCTACGCGCTGCCTTTCGACACCCACGCCTGGCTCTGGCATTTCAACCTGAACCTCATGAAGAAGGCGGGCCTGACCAAACCGGACGGCAGCCCCGTCATTCCAGGCTCGCCGGAAGAACTGTTCGCCCAGGCCAGGCAGTTCAAACAGGCCACGGGCAAGCCCTACTTCGCGTGGCAAACGGTCAACTCGTCGGCGTCCTACATGCGCACGTTTCTCACGCTGCTCTATCAGCAGAACGGCGCCAAGCTGTTTACGGATGGCGCCAAGCCGCGCATCGACATGAAGTCGCCGCAGGCGACCAAGGCGCTGAAGCTGATGAACCAGATCTACAGCGAAGGTCTGGTCATGACCGGCCTCGACTACGGCCCCTCCAACCAGGCCTTTGTCAATGGCGAGGTCGGCGTTGTCGTCGTGGGCACCTGGAAGATCGACGACTTCGTGGCGCAAGCCGAGAAAGCCGACACCCCCTTGGCAAAAGGCTATGCGGTCTATCCCTTCCCGCAGTTGTTCGACCAGAAAGCGGTGTGCGCCGACGGCCACAGTTGGGTGATGCTCAAGGGCGGGGCCAAGGACGAGGCCAGCCGCAAGGCCGCGCTCGCCTTTCTGAAGTTCATCTGGGACAACGACGTGGAATGGGCGCGCACCGGCCACCTGCCGATCAGCAAGCTGACACTGTCCAGCCCGGGGTTCAAAGCCTTGCCGATGCGCAGCAACATCGCCGAGATATCCGCCAGCGGCCGCGGCATACCGCTGTCCATTCCGCGCCAGCGGGCGATACAAATCGCGGTAGACCAAGAGATAGGCAACATGCTGACCAGCAAGAAGTCCTTGAAGGACATGCAGAACGCCGCCGAGACGCGCGTCAACAAACTGCTCGATTCGGTGCGCTGA
- a CDS encoding ABC transporter substrate-binding protein — MHSLSIPSRRRILRGSGVAVAAALLAGHRVLRAQDKARLSFAAVTFSEAGRGERLKAWVGKFNQSQTAAEIQPIAIPFGSFAKTVFTQMGGGAGPDLVRMDLIDYYAAVQARRVLALDDLLKAEDYRFTASDRHMIIGGKRYGVPFEISHYVLLYNPALLKGGRPPADFDEFLASAKAATGNGVYGFAYRATMAEGSGFWQDLCSFVYGFGGRWSDAQGRLTLNDPKVIEGVAAYKKVYDAGVIPKGADAATYRRMFWERKLAMEIDNGGVAGIFSQQAPQLSFAAAPAPFPTRAQGMVLTALTINANTKHKAAAQAFVKWALQPGNQKQLQELLGASSVATVVDRSPEDLASKPWLKVYDEQAPHGIPQVVAGLEAKTPEIQQIVLEQVLKVLQGGMAPKKALDDAQRLVLARVLRK, encoded by the coding sequence GTGCATTCCCTCAGCATCCCGTCCCGTCGCCGTATCCTGAGGGGGAGCGGCGTTGCCGTTGCTGCCGCGCTGCTCGCCGGCCATCGGGTGCTCCGGGCGCAAGACAAGGCGAGGCTGAGTTTTGCGGCCGTCACGTTCAGCGAGGCTGGTCGGGGCGAACGCCTGAAGGCCTGGGTCGGGAAGTTCAACCAGAGCCAGACTGCTGCCGAAATCCAGCCCATCGCCATTCCCTTCGGGAGCTTTGCCAAGACGGTGTTCACGCAGATGGGCGGCGGCGCGGGGCCTGATCTGGTGCGCATGGACTTGATCGACTACTACGCGGCGGTACAAGCCAGGCGCGTCTTGGCGCTCGATGACTTGCTCAAGGCCGAGGACTACCGGTTCACGGCCTCGGACAGGCACATGATCATCGGCGGCAAGCGCTACGGCGTGCCTTTCGAGATCAGCCATTACGTGCTGCTGTACAACCCGGCGCTGCTCAAGGGCGGCAGGCCACCGGCCGATTTCGACGAATTCCTGGCCAGCGCCAAGGCTGCCACCGGCAACGGCGTCTACGGCTTTGCGTACCGCGCCACGATGGCCGAGGGTTCGGGCTTTTGGCAAGACCTGTGCAGTTTCGTCTACGGCTTTGGCGGCCGCTGGAGCGATGCGCAGGGTCGCCTGACGCTGAACGACCCGAAGGTGATCGAGGGTGTGGCCGCTTACAAGAAAGTCTACGACGCCGGCGTGATTCCCAAGGGGGCGGATGCTGCCACCTATCGGCGCATGTTCTGGGAGCGCAAACTGGCGATGGAGATCGACAACGGCGGCGTGGCCGGCATCTTCAGCCAGCAGGCGCCGCAGTTGTCGTTTGCGGCCGCGCCGGCGCCATTTCCGACCCGGGCGCAGGGCATGGTGCTGACCGCGCTCACGATCAATGCCAACACCAAACACAAGGCGGCCGCGCAAGCCTTCGTCAAGTGGGCGCTGCAACCCGGGAACCAAAAGCAATTGCAAGAGCTTCTGGGCGCCAGCAGCGTGGCCACCGTGGTCGATCGCAGCCCGGAGGATCTGGCCAGCAAGCCCTGGCTGAAGGTGTATGACGAGCAGGCTCCGCATGGCATTCCGCAGGTGGTTGCGGGCCTGGAGGCCAAGACGCCGGAGATCCAGCAGATCGTGCTCGAGCAGGTGCTCAAGGTCTTGCAGGGCGGCATGGCGCCGAAGAAGGCGCTGGACGATGCCCAGCGTTTGGTCTTGGCGCGCGTGCTGCGCAAGTAA
- a CDS encoding carbohydrate ABC transporter permease, producing the protein MKAVADHGHGRVHGARWSNALFIAPFLAVYLALLVAPLVRGMWTSLQDLDMLSQTSEFVGLKNFADLWGDEIFMGSVRNTFCFVLMSTPVFVVLGLALALALNRPGRTGAVLRAIFFGSSVLSVTIVTLVWKLVLMPHHGLLANLANAAGLPGFSPLTSEAWALPTIAAVTVWWIIGLPMMLFLAALQQVPGEVYEAAALDNSSRWRTLVHITLPAIRRTVVLVAVIEVILQFQVFGQAQLLTQGGPNNSSRPVVQFIYESGFTHWTLGNAAAASQVLLGIMLVAMALQMWVSGRKEAF; encoded by the coding sequence ATGAAGGCGGTGGCGGACCATGGGCATGGGCGTGTGCATGGCGCGCGCTGGTCGAATGCCCTCTTCATCGCGCCCTTCCTGGCGGTCTACCTCGCGCTGCTGGTGGCGCCGCTGGTGCGCGGCATGTGGACCAGCCTGCAGGATCTGGACATGCTGTCGCAGACCTCCGAGTTCGTCGGCCTGAAGAATTTCGCGGACCTTTGGGGCGACGAGATTTTCATGGGTTCAGTGCGCAACACCTTCTGTTTCGTGCTGATGTCAACGCCGGTGTTCGTGGTGCTGGGCCTGGCGCTGGCGTTGGCGCTGAACCGGCCGGGCCGCACCGGCGCGGTGTTGCGCGCCATCTTCTTTGGCTCGTCGGTGCTGTCGGTGACGATCGTCACGCTGGTGTGGAAACTGGTGCTGATGCCGCACCACGGGCTGCTGGCGAACCTTGCGAACGCCGCCGGCCTGCCCGGGTTCTCGCCGCTGACGAGCGAAGCCTGGGCCTTGCCGACGATTGCCGCCGTCACGGTGTGGTGGATCATCGGTTTGCCGATGATGCTGTTTCTGGCCGCGCTGCAACAGGTGCCGGGCGAGGTCTATGAAGCCGCCGCGCTCGACAACTCGAGCCGCTGGCGCACGCTGGTGCACATCACCCTGCCGGCCATTCGCCGCACGGTGGTGCTGGTGGCCGTGATCGAGGTCATTCTCCAGTTCCAGGTATTCGGGCAGGCGCAACTGCTGACCCAGGGCGGCCCGAACAATAGTTCGCGGCCCGTCGTGCAGTTCATCTACGAATCCGGCTTCACGCACTGGACACTGGGCAATGCCGCCGCTGCCTCGCAGGTGCTGCTGGGCATCATGCTGGTCGCCATGGCGCTCCAGATGTGGGTGTCCGGCCGCAAGGAGGCGTTCTGA